A stretch of DNA from Leucobacter luti:
GAAACGCCACCGGCCCCAGGTACAGCGCGATCGCGCACTGGATGGTCACTCGGGCCACCAACCATTCCTCACCAAAGGTGAATCCGATCGCAGGACTTCCCGCACTGGTGACGAACATCGTGTCCTCCGCAAAAAAGCGGTCCAGGATCATCCTCGCCAGACGGGCTTCCCCTACCCGTATCGTTGACTCCTGCATCAGGATAAGCAAGCCCAGGGCGGCAAAAAGCAGCGCACAACTCACGTGTAGAGCTCTCCCAAAACGCGGGAACTTCTCGTCCCGGGCGACACGGCGTTCCGAGGCTGGGGACCGCCGATTCCTGCCCGGTTCTGTTGGCTGTATCAGTTCCACAGGGTCATCGCTACCGAACGTCGTCTCTTGATGAACAGCGCGGGCCATCAGGAAAGAAACCCGGAACCGTCTCCCCGCACCAAGGGGGAAACGGTAGGCTGCGCAAAGAACCTCCGGCTCCGCGCCTCTCGGAGCAGCAGCAGTCCCCCAACGACCAGGCACATCATCGTGAGGGTGATGCCGATGGTGAGCCAAGTGGCCGTTCCGCCCGTTGCGGCGAGCGCGGCACCTCCGATAGCACCGAATCCGAGCGGGGGAAGCTGATACATCTTTCTGGTCCAATCCGTGGGCAATCATCCTGGAGATATCCCCAAGCTAGGCCGCGGATTCGCCGAATCCGCGGCCCCTCCCGGTTGGGACGTGCCCCTTCCGAACAAGATCGGCGATTTGCCACCGTGGATACGTAGCGGGATAGGTGATCTACGTATCCCGCTGTGAGCGAGTTCCCGTTCCCGGCGGATTCGCGCACTAGCATGAGAACACCACACAAGGGGGCAGCATGAACACTCGAGCCATCGATTCAGCGCTCGGTCGAGGCGGTGCGCGCAGGGCTCCCGATCGATGTCGTGGGTGTCCGCTACAGCGGACGAACCTCGTATCTCACCGAAGTTGGTGACCGGCTGTCCGAGGACGGCTGGCAGGTCGTGTGGGTGCGGGGGAATGCGTCGCTGTCCGGGACCCCCTTCGGGATCTTGATGGCCGCCGGATTCCTCACGCAGAGCACCCCCGGACAGCTTCGGCCGACCCTGCCGCTCGCCGTGGATGCTCTAGCCGCCGCCGCACCTTCATCGCAGAGCGTCCTGCTCATCGATGACTGGGACGACCTTGATGAGGCCTCCTGGGGCGCCATCCTCGCGTTTCGGCAGCGCTCGGACTCCGGCATTGTGCTCTCCCGGGTTCTGGGCAGGGCGCCTCGGCTGAGCGCGCAGGGGGTCTACCCGGCCACACCCGGGAACGCGCTCGTGGCGCGAATCCCCGCGCTTACGTTTCGGGAGATGCGAGGGGAGCTGGAGCGACGGCTGGGCGGCCCGATCGACCATACAACCCTCACCCAGCTGTTCGCAAAGGCTGGCGGGCTCATTGGGGTGGCCTGCCAGTTGGTTGAGGTGGCACGCCTCACGGGTCGACTCGTCCAAGTGGAGGGGCTCTGGACCTCCGAGGGAGACCTGTGGAGCCCCGAGCTGATCGGGGTTGCCGAGTCGTGGCTGGAATTTCTCAGCTCCGAGCAGCGGGATGCCCATGAAATGCTCGCGCTCGCCGGGATCTGCGAGCTGGAGACCGTGCGCCGCTTTGCGGACTGGCCAACCTTGGAATCGTTAGAAGCTACGGAGCTGGTTCGCGTGCACTCCGCGGGCAGCCGGGTACTCGTCACCGCACAACCGCCGCTCCTGGTGGAGTACTATCGTCACCGCCCGCGTGCCATCCGAACGATTCGACTCACGGAGAATCTGCGCGGCAAGCTGGGTGCGGAGCCGGAAGTGCTCTCCCCGCATTCCACGCTCGGCGACCCCTCCCACGGGGACCTCGTCCTCGGCGGGGCTTCGCAGACCCGGCGGCAAGCTGCCGTCATCAGCCGTCTCGTGTACGAGCAAAACCGGACCCGTGCGCTGGTGGCTCGTGCAGACTGGCAGCGCACCCCGAGCGCAGCGAGCACAGCCAGCTACGCGCAGGCGCTCATCGTGAGCGGTGCCGATTCCGCCGAGATCGAGGCAGTGCTGGGCACTGAGCTTCCCGGTGCGCAGGACCGTGTGGACATGGTGTGGTTGATTCGGCTACGCGCGGAGTGGCAAGCATTTGCCCAGCTTGATTTGGTCGGAGCGCTACGGCTGCTGCACGAGATCCCAGAGGCCTGGGCACCCCTGCATCGGATGGCCGAGGTGTGGTCCGTATCGCTGCAGCACACCCTGCGCGATGTTCCGAAGAACTTCTCGGGGGCGCTCGATCTGGACGAGGAGCTGCCCGATTCACTGCGAATCAGCCTGCTCCGAGTGAGGACCAACCTGTTCACAACCCTGGGTCGTTTCGAGTCGGCCCTCGAGGCCATCGACGGTGCGGAGCGCTTTTCCCAGGAGGAACTGGGGTTTAGCATTGACTCGCTGCGCGGCGTGGTGCTCCTGGGGCTCGGCCACAGCGAGCAGGCGATGACCTGGTCGCGACGCGGGTACGAGGAGGCACTGACCGCACTTGATGTCCAGGCCCTGCGGGGGCATGCAGCGGCGCTGGTGTATGCCCTCGAGGCCGACGGGCGCTACGCGGAAGCCGAGGCGATCTTGGCCGTGGCGCTCCCTCTGAATAGCGCACCGCGGACCCTGGAGGTCACGGCAACGGAGGTCGCCCTACACGGCTGCGCCGGTTTGATCGCTGCGCGACGCGGCCGCAGGGAGGAGGCCATTCGACACGCCGAGGTGGCCGAGAGCTTCGGTTTGCCTGATGTCCCAGTGCTCCATGACTGCGTGCCCCTGCTGCGGGCCCAGTTACTCATCGGGGAAAACCGGATCTCGGAAGCCAAAGAGCTGCTCTGGCGGCGGGGACAGAACCTGTTCGAGCGCGGCTACCGGTTCCCCGGGATCCTGCTCCTGCTGACTGCACTCGAAATCACACCAGATCCGGAGCAACTCCGCGAGGTGACCCAACTGGCTGAGATGCTCGACGGGGAATTTGTGCACGGATATCTCGCAGCGGTGACACTGCAGCATGACCGGGAACAGCGTTCAGGTGAACTCGTCGAGGTCGCGGAGCGTTTGGTCCGCTCCGGGCGGACCGGACTCGCCCTATCGCTCCTCCAGCGCAGCAGCTCGGACAGCGATCCCGCCGCCGCCGCGCTCAGGGAACGGCTCTCCGCCGAGATTTTGTCACGGGCGCCCGAGCGGGTCTACGAGACCGCCCGGGTGCACCCCCGACACACCACCCTCACAGGCCGTGAGGGAGAGGTCGCCCGGCTGATCGCGCAGGGACTCGGCAACGCCCAAATCGCTGACCTCCTGGTGCTGAGTGTACGGACAGTGGAGACGCACGTCCACCGCATCATGCGCAAGCTGAACTGCGGGAGCCGGCAACAGGTAAGAGCGCTGATTCTCGGCCTGGGCTAGGCCACCGGAGCAGCGCTTTCCGGTGATTCTCTCCTGAACCGGCTTGCGGGGTGTTGGACGGACACTGCCGCGACCGCTTGCTCCGGCGTCGCGCCAGCCGCGAGCGCCAGACAGAGTTCCGCGATGCGCTCGCTCGCCCGACCGTCCCCGTAGGGGGACGCAGTCCGTCGGAGCTCACGCTCCCGGTTCCGATCTGCCAGGATCGCCAGTGCCTCCGCCAGCAAATCGGCTTCAGGGGGCACCAATCGAGCAAATCCCGTCTCGATTGACTCCGGCCGTTCGGTGCTGCGTCGAACGACCAACAGCGGTTTCTTAAGGACGGTGCACTCCTCTTGGAGACCGCCCGAGTCCGAGAGCAGCAGCCGAGCTTCGCGTGCGCTCTCAAGGAACTCCGCATGCGACACCGAGGGAACCACGTCCAGTAGAGTTGCTCGTTCCGCCAACCCGAATCGGGTGATGGCCGCCCGAGTCCGGGGGTGAGCCACCAGACGGACTCCAAATCCCCGATCACACAGCGCCGCGAGGGCGTCCAAGATGCGGCCGAGCGCCGCGGCCGAATCGGTGTTCTCTGGACGGTGAATCGTCGCAAGCACATCCGGGGCCGCCTCGGCTGCGGCCCGGCTGCCCTCACGGCCCGAGTCGAGATCCGCGAGTGACTCCCAGGTCGACTCCACAATCGTGTTCCCAGTCACCAGCACGCGCGCCTGGTTGATCCCCTCAGCACGCAGGTTCTGCGCGTTATGCTCCGTCGCGGCACAGTGCACATCGGCGATCACGCCCGTGACGAGACGGTTCACCTCCTCCGGCATGGCTCGGTCTTGGGAGCGCAGGCCCGCCTCCACGTGGAGCACGGGAACCCCAGCGTAGTGCGCCGCCTGTGCCCCGGCCGACACCGAGTTCGTGTCCCCCTGCACGACAACCACCGCGGGCGGTCGCTCGGCAAACTCGGTGGAAAGGGCGGCCAGTGCCGTGGCAATCTGCATGCCCCGGCTCGTGCCTCCCACACCCGAGATGAACAGGTGCGGGTTGGGTAGCCGGAGCTGAGTAAAAAGCTGAGCGGACAATTCCGCGTCGTAGTGCTGACCGGTGTGGATGAGCCGAGCCCGCGACCCGAGCAAGCGGATCACCGGGGCGAGCTTGATGATTTCTGGGCGTGTCCCGAACACCACGGCGATGTCCCCCGCGCCGAGGATCTCCGAACGCGCCGTGACCGGGATAGGCTCCGAGGAGGCGCTTTCTGGTGGCAAGAAGTTTCGGGTGTGCATCGTGTCAACCTATTCTGTCTGTGGTGGTCGGGGGCAGGCCGAGGGGTCACTCGGAGAGCACGCTGGATACCTCTGCCCGGTTGCGCGCGCCCGTCTTGCGCAGGATGCGATGTACGTGGGTTTCCACGGTGCGAATACTGAGCACCAGGGTCTCTGCGATCTCCCGGTTGCTGCGCCCCGCGCCCAGGAGCAGAGCAACATGATTCTCACGCTCTGTGAGCTGCACCTGAGTTCGAAAGCGCACCGATCGGTAGGGACCATCCGTGAGCGTTCGTTCGAACGCTCTGCGGTGTCCGGCCACCACGGGGTCTCCCCCGTCCGGGAAGGCGTCCACGTCCCAGCTGTTCGCCTGATCGTAGAGGTGCAGGGCGAGGCCGCTCAGCCCAGCGTTGCGCAACTGCACGGCGAGCGCGGGAACCTCCGTGGCCGAGCGCCGCTCCAGCGCTCCGAGCGCGGCCAGGACGAGCCGACCTGCGGTGACATCCGTCTCAGCCAGACGGGCACCGAGTGCATCGCGCCTAGAAACGGACGGGGCGATTTCAACCGAGCTCAGCATGTGGAAGACTGCGGCGTAGCTCGCGCCCCGTGCCCAGAGCGCCTCGCCCGTGTCCCACAGGGCGTCCGCCGCCCCCTGAGTCCGGTTTTGGTGCACGGCTTGGGTGGCCTTCGCCCACGCCCGCCCCTGCATAGGGAGGGCGCCTTCCGGGAGCCGCGCCTGTCGCATCGTGGCGAGATGGCCCTCTGCCCGATCAGGGTGTCCAAGCCGGAGCGAGAGCGCCGCAGCCACGCTTTCCAGCATGAATCCGGCGGTGCTTGCCTCGAGGAATCGCGGGGTCCCCCGAGCGCGAACACTGAGGCTAGGAGCCGCTCCAGAGCCTCGAGTCGACCGTCTCCCAACAGACAGAGGGCGAGCACAGCGGCATGGGTTCGCTCGCGGTCCGCAGACAATGCTCTCCGGGCCTGCTCCAACCCGGCCCGGGCCCAGCTCTCCGCAGCGCGAGCCTCTCCGAGGCCGATCGCCGCGACCGCGTCGAGCGCCTCGAGCTCCGCGTCGACACCATCGGTGCCGTCCCCGCTGGGCCGAGACCGGGTGAGCTCGTCTCGTGCCAATCCCAGGCGCCCCGTGACCACGAAGAGCAGCACCCGGCCGCGCCGCAACACATCACGCACCCCGTCGGACAGCGCTTCGTCGTCGGCCAGTGTGCGCTCAGCGTCCGCCGGCACCCGGTCAAAACGGATTCGGAGCATCACCGCGGCGGCCGCGGTCGCCCGCGCCCACGGGCCGAGGACCGCGCCCTCCGCCTCCAGTTCCGAGAGGGCGCCCGAGAGGTCCCCGGAGCTGGTGACACGCCACTCGGCCCGGAGCATCACCAGCTTCGCGGTGTCCTCGGCATTACTCCCTCGACCCGCGTGCAGCAGTACGGCCTCAATCTGAGCGGCTGGAGCGTCCGCACTCGCCAGCGCTCTCGCGAAGCGGACTGCGGATCCAGCATCTTGCAGAAGCTCCCAGGCAGCGCCAGCACTTCTGGCACGGTTCTGCTCCTGTTCCTGAACCAATCGGGCATGCACCAGGTTGTGCTCCGAGGAGGGCGGCCACCCCGGAGTCCGATCGCCCGGGAGGAAGCGTCGACCGCTGTCCGGGGCGCCGGTTCCGCGCGCGATGCGTTCCTGTAACCGAAGCCGTCGCACAGTAAACGGCTGCTGGCGAAAGTACTCGCCCAGAAGCGGGGGGAACACTGTGATGAGACGGCGTCGATCGGTTGTCGCGATGCGGAGCAGACCCCGCTGTTCGAGCCGCTCGATGCTGTCCCAGCCGATGAGCGCTGCCAGAGCGTCGCCGTCTGCCGTTTCCGCGAGGGAGAGGGTCTCCGCGTCCTCTCGGAGTCCCGCAGTGAGCGAGATCAGCAGGGTGTCGATAACTCCGCGGAGGGAGGGATCCCAGAGGTCCCCGGTGACCGTCCACACACCGCGCAACTCGCTGAGCCGGCCGTTCTCCAGGGCTGCGTCTACGATGCGCAGGGCCAGTCCGACGATGCCACCCGACTTGACTAGGATGCGCGCTGTGGTCCCAGGGTCGACGGCACCGCCCAGGCGATCACTCAATACGAGCCTCAGATCCTCAAAGTCCAGTCCCGCCAGCTCCAGGGTGATCGCCGGCTGCGAGGAAGGCGAGGCGCCACCACGGCGCCGCTTCGGAGCGCCGCCGATCTGAGCGATGCCGCGCACGACCGGCGTTCCGTGCATGCTGCGCATCGCTTCAATCACCGACCAGGAGGCCGCATCGACCCAGTCGCTCTGGTCAATAATCACCGCAGAGCGCTGCTGAGAGGTGCCGAGTACCTCTTCGATGCTCTGCCCCAGCGTGGGCACGATGCCATGAGGGAACCGAAACCCGGAGGCAAACAGACTCCCGTATGGGGTCTCCCGAAGCGCGGCTACTCCCCGCAGCCGGATTATCCGCCAGCCTTGTTCTTCGGCCCGGTGCGCCAGCTCCTGCAGAAAGCGGCTGCTTCCGATGCCGCGGGATCCGAGCACATCGAGACTGCGTCCCGTGTGCAGGACGGCGCAGGCACGGCGCAGCTCCGGTTCGCGTCCCCGAAGGATTCGGGACGGTCTGAACATGGGTGCCTCCTCATCGCTATGGCCGGTCGTGAACGCGGTGGGACCCAGTCTGGGACCGGATCCCACCGGTGAGAATCAACCCCGGAGCCTGCACGGAGTCACCTTCACCAGCTGGGATAGTTGACCTCTCGGGCCTCGATTCTTTTGGGGGAACCGCGACGCGGGAGGTGACTCTCAGTGGACATCGCCTCACCACGATCTGGTCTGGGCGGCGCCCCTTCGCTCTCCCAGTGTGGGGCGGGAATACCCGGAGCGGTCCTGCCGCGGGGACGAAGCCGAGTCGTGGCCACCGATCTGCGTACCCCGAGCCGCATGTGTCCATGGTGCGAGCCGACACCGTAAGTAGTGATGCGACCGGGGAGACCTCAGAAAAGCCGGTGCGCCTGCACCACGGCGAAGCTGGGGCAAAATGGCTACGCCACAACTCCGTCTCTACCGCACAACCAATTCCAGCCGGAGCTTCCTGTCAGCCAGATGCGCGAGTTACTCGCCGCGGTGATCGGGGCGAACGGTGTGCTGATCGTTGCGGGCGAAACTGGTTCAGGCAAGACCACATAGCGGTCCAAGATCGCGCTCTCGCTCGGCCGCGCCCGGATCGTGCACACCCCGCTACCCCGCTTTGAGGCCCGCTCGATCTCCGAACGAATCGCAGAGGAGCTGGTCGACGA
This window harbors:
- the xrtR gene encoding exosortase R, producing the protein MIAHGLDQKDVSASPARIRCYRRCRARRNGRNGHLAHHRHHPHDDVPGRWGTAAAPRGAEPEVLCAAYRFPLGAGRRFRVSFLMARAVHQETTFGSDDPVELIQPTEPGRNRRSPASERRVARDEKFPRFGRALHVSCALLFAALGLLILMQESTIRVGEARLARMILDRFFAEDTMFVTSAGSPAIGFTFGEEWLVARVTIQCAIALYLGPVAFLAAALSLSPRTHLLRVLGATVVGMFAMIILNQLRLLAICHAWGTGGHAAFGWVHGPFGTAFMLLGLTGVLLLFFRIVMRQPSAG
- a CDS encoding LuxR C-terminal-related transcriptional regulator codes for the protein MRAGLPIDVVGVRYSGRTSYLTEVGDRLSEDGWQVVWVRGNASLSGTPFGILMAAGFLTQSTPGQLRPTLPLAVDALAAAAPSSQSVLLIDDWDDLDEASWGAILAFRQRSDSGIVLSRVLGRAPRLSAQGVYPATPGNALVARIPALTFREMRGELERRLGGPIDHTTLTQLFAKAGGLIGVACQLVEVARLTGRLVQVEGLWTSEGDLWSPELIGVAESWLEFLSSEQRDAHEMLALAGICELETVRRFADWPTLESLEATELVRVHSAGSRVLVTAQPPLLVEYYRHRPRAIRTIRLTENLRGKLGAEPEVLSPHSTLGDPSHGDLVLGGASQTRRQAAVISRLVYEQNRTRALVARADWQRTPSAASTASYAQALIVSGADSAEIEAVLGTELPGAQDRVDMVWLIRLRAEWQAFAQLDLVGALRLLHEIPEAWAPLHRMAEVWSVSLQHTLRDVPKNFSGALDLDEELPDSLRISLLRVRTNLFTTLGRFESALEAIDGAERFSQEELGFSIDSLRGVVLLGLGHSEQAMTWSRRGYEEALTALDVQALRGHAAALVYALEADGRYAEAEAILAVALPLNSAPRTLEVTATEVALHGCAGLIAARRGRREEAIRHAEVAESFGLPDVPVLHDCVPLLRAQLLIGENRISEAKELLWRRGQNLFERGYRFPGILLLLTALEITPDPEQLREVTQLAEMLDGEFVHGYLAAVTLQHDREQRSGELVEVAERLVRSGRTGLALSLLQRSSSDSDPAAAALRERLSAEILSRAPERVYETARVHPRHTTLTGREGEVARLIAQGLGNAQIADLLVLSVRTVETHVHRIMRKLNCGSRQQVRALILGLG
- the wecB gene encoding non-hydrolyzing UDP-N-acetylglucosamine 2-epimerase — translated: MHTRNFLPPESASSEPIPVTARSEILGAGDIAVVFGTRPEIIKLAPVIRLLGSRARLIHTGQHYDAELSAQLFTQLRLPNPHLFISGVGGTSRGMQIATALAALSTEFAERPPAVVVVQGDTNSVSAGAQAAHYAGVPVLHVEAGLRSQDRAMPEEVNRLVTGVIADVHCAATEHNAQNLRAEGINQARVLVTGNTIVESTWESLADLDSGREGSRAAAEAAPDVLATIHRPENTDSAAALGRILDALAALCDRGFGVRLVAHPRTRAAITRFGLAERATLLDVVPSVSHAEFLESAREARLLLSDSGGLQEECTVLKKPLLVVRRSTERPESIETGFARLVPPEADLLAEALAILADRNRERELRRTASPYGDGRASERIAELCLALAAGATPEQAVAAVSVQHPASRFRRESPESAAPVA
- a CDS encoding LuxR family transcriptional regulator → MLSSVEIAPSVSRRDALGARLAETDVTAGRLVLAALGALERRSATEVPALAVQLRNAGLSGLALHLYDQANSWDVDAFPDGGDPVVAGHRRAFERTLTDGPYRSVRFRTQVQLTERENHVALLLGAGRSNREIAETLVLSIRTVETHVHRILRKTGARNRAEVSSVLSE